The proteins below come from a single Streptomyces spongiicola genomic window:
- a CDS encoding phosphorylase family protein yields the protein MAAPGTPPAGDPLPPLLIACALGIERLALRAGARGGAPGPVTVLRTGMGPRNAERALARALGDAAEGAGRPAGRPAGQTPAAVVIAAGFCAGLAPGMHPGDVVVADETRGPGGITPCTAPDVLAEALAGAVPGRTVHTGPLTASDHVVRGQERAELAATGAIAVDMESAATLHSALRAGVRPVAAVRVVVDAPEHELVRIGTVRGGISAFRVLRAVIPAFYEWRRSLPLPRR from the coding sequence ATGGCCGCCCCCGGTACGCCGCCCGCCGGCGACCCACTCCCGCCGCTGCTGATCGCCTGCGCGCTGGGTATCGAACGGCTCGCGCTGCGCGCTGGGGCCCGCGGCGGTGCGCCGGGCCCGGTCACCGTGCTGCGCACCGGCATGGGCCCGAGGAACGCGGAGCGTGCACTCGCCCGGGCGCTGGGTGATGCCGCGGAGGGCGCAGGCCGCCCCGCAGGCCGCCCCGCCGGTCAGACCCCGGCGGCGGTGGTCATCGCCGCCGGCTTCTGCGCGGGGCTCGCCCCCGGGATGCACCCCGGTGACGTGGTGGTGGCCGACGAGACCCGCGGGCCCGGCGGCATCACGCCCTGCACCGCCCCGGACGTGCTGGCGGAGGCCCTGGCGGGGGCGGTGCCCGGGCGGACCGTGCACACCGGCCCGCTCACCGCCTCCGACCACGTGGTGCGCGGACAGGAACGGGCGGAGCTGGCGGCGACCGGCGCGATCGCCGTGGACATGGAGTCCGCCGCCACGCTCCACAGCGCCCTGAGGGCCGGGGTGCGCCCGGTTGCGGCCGTCCGGGTGGTCGTGGACGCTCCAGAGCACGAGCTGGTCCGCATCGGCACGGTGCGCGGTGGAATATCGGCTTTCCGTGTCCTTCGTGCAGTAATCCCGGCTTTCTACGAATGGCGCCGTTCTTTGCCGCTCCCCAGGAGGTGA
- a CDS encoding ABC transporter ATP-binding protein gives MAAADHLGAPLGARVPTVIADDVHIVYRVNGGSGGKGSATAALSRILRRDRGESRGVRKVHAVRGVSFTAYRGEAIGLIGTNGSGKSTLLRAIAGLLPTERGRVYTDGQPSLLGVNAALMGDLTGERNVILGGLAMGMSREEIRGRYQAIVDFSGINEKGDFITLPMRTYSSGMGARLRFAIAAAKNHDVLMIDEALATGDRKFQIRSEERIRELRKEAGTVFLVSHSNKSIRDTCDRVLWLEKGELLMDGPTDEVIRAYERETGK, from the coding sequence ATGGCCGCGGCTGACCACCTCGGCGCCCCGCTCGGCGCCCGGGTGCCCACCGTCATCGCCGACGACGTGCACATCGTGTACCGGGTCAACGGCGGCAGCGGAGGCAAGGGCAGCGCGACGGCCGCGCTGAGCCGGATCCTGCGCCGCGACCGGGGGGAGTCCCGGGGGGTCCGCAAGGTCCACGCCGTCCGCGGTGTCTCCTTCACCGCGTACCGCGGTGAGGCCATCGGCCTGATCGGCACCAACGGCTCCGGGAAGTCGACGCTGCTGCGCGCCATCGCGGGGCTGCTGCCCACCGAGAGGGGCAGGGTCTACACCGACGGCCAGCCGTCGCTGCTGGGTGTGAACGCGGCCCTGATGGGTGATCTGACCGGTGAGCGGAACGTCATCCTCGGCGGTCTCGCCATGGGCATGTCGCGCGAGGAGATCCGCGGCCGCTACCAGGCCATCGTCGACTTCTCCGGCATCAACGAGAAGGGCGACTTCATCACCCTGCCGATGCGCACCTACTCCTCCGGCATGGGCGCCCGGCTCCGGTTCGCGATCGCGGCGGCGAAGAACCACGACGTGCTGATGATCGACGAGGCGCTGGCCACGGGTGACCGCAAGTTCCAGATCCGCTCAGAGGAGCGCATCCGGGAGCTGCGGAAGGAGGCGGGGACGGTCTTCCTGGTGAGCCACAGCAACAAGTCGATCCGGGACACCTGCGACCGGGTGCTGTGGCTGGAGAAGGGCGAGCTGCTGATGGACGGTCCGACCGACGAGGTCATCAGGGCGTACGAGAGGGAGACGGGGAAGTAG
- a CDS encoding aspartate aminotransferase family protein, with amino-acid sequence MSSGFDLAKLLEERGGERYELHARHLNHQLPRMLRTIGFDRVYERGEGAYLWDDEGGDYLDMLSGFGVMGLGRHHPVVRKALHDVLDAPLADLTRFDCPPLPGLLAEKLLAHSPHLDRVFFCNSGTEAVETALKFARCATGRPRILHCDHAFHGLTAGSLSVNGEAGFRDGFAPLLPDTAVGLGDLAALERELARGDVAGFVVEPIQGKGVHEAPPGFLPAAQELLRRHGALLIADEVQTGLGRTGDFYAYQHDDGVEPDLVCVAKALSGGYVPVGATLGKDWIFRKVYSSMDRVLVHSASFGSNAQAMAAGLAVLSVIEDEQVVANARATGDSLRTRLAALVDRYELLHEVRGRGLMIGIEFGRPASLKLRGRWSMLQAARKGLFAQMVAVPLLQRHRILTQVSGDRLEVIKLIPPLIVGEREVDRFVGAFTAVMDDAHGGSGLMWDFGKTLVKQAIAGH; translated from the coding sequence ATGAGCAGCGGATTCGACCTCGCGAAACTGCTCGAGGAACGCGGTGGCGAGCGGTACGAGCTGCACGCCCGGCACCTCAACCACCAACTGCCGCGCATGCTGCGGACGATCGGTTTCGACAGGGTGTACGAGCGTGGGGAGGGAGCCTACCTCTGGGACGACGAGGGCGGCGACTACCTCGACATGCTCTCGGGGTTCGGCGTCATGGGGCTCGGCCGGCACCACCCCGTCGTCCGCAAGGCGCTCCACGACGTCCTCGACGCCCCCCTCGCCGATCTGACCCGCTTCGACTGCCCTCCCCTGCCCGGGCTGCTCGCCGAGAAACTGCTGGCCCACAGCCCCCACCTCGACCGGGTGTTCTTCTGCAACAGCGGCACGGAGGCGGTCGAGACGGCCCTGAAGTTCGCCCGCTGCGCGACCGGCCGCCCCAGGATCCTGCACTGCGACCACGCCTTCCACGGGCTGACGGCCGGGTCGCTGTCGGTCAACGGCGAGGCGGGCTTCCGGGACGGCTTCGCCCCGCTGCTCCCCGACACCGCGGTGGGGCTGGGCGATCTGGCGGCACTGGAGCGGGAGCTCGCCCGCGGCGACGTGGCCGGCTTCGTCGTGGAGCCCATCCAGGGAAAGGGCGTGCACGAGGCCCCGCCCGGATTCCTTCCCGCGGCACAGGAACTGCTGCGCCGGCACGGGGCACTGCTGATCGCCGACGAGGTGCAGACCGGCCTCGGCCGGACCGGGGACTTCTACGCCTACCAGCACGACGACGGTGTCGAGCCCGACCTCGTCTGCGTCGCCAAGGCCCTGTCCGGCGGCTATGTGCCGGTCGGTGCGACCCTCGGCAAGGACTGGATCTTCAGGAAGGTCTACTCCTCGATGGACCGGGTGCTGGTGCACTCGGCGAGTTTCGGCTCCAACGCCCAGGCCATGGCGGCGGGCCTCGCCGTGCTCTCGGTGATCGAGGACGAGCAGGTCGTCGCGAACGCCAGGGCGACCGGGGATTCGCTGCGGACCAGGCTCGCCGCCCTGGTGGACCGCTACGAGCTGCTCCACGAGGTCCGCGGGCGCGGACTGATGATCGGGATCGAGTTCGGCAGACCTGCCTCGCTGAAGCTGCGCGGCCGCTGGTCGATGCTGCAGGCGGCGCGCAAGGGGTTGTTCGCCCAGATGGTGGCGGTGCCCCTGCTGCAACGCCACCGCATCCTCACGCAGGTCTCTGGCGACCGGCTGGAAGTGATCAAGCTGATTCCGCCGCTGATCGTCGGGGAGCGGGAGGTCGACCGGTTCGTCGGGGCCTTCACCGCCGTCATGGACGACGCGCACGGCGGCAGCGGGCTGATGTGGGACTTCGGGAAGACCCTCGTGAAGCAGGCGATCGCCGGTCACTGA
- the hpnD gene encoding presqualene diphosphate synthase HpnD, translating into MEEFTHRSAPVRAAYSYCEAVTGTQARNFAYGIRLLPPDKRQAMSALYAFSRRVDDIGDGLLGQTAKRDRLEATRELLGRIRDGAVDEDDTDPVAVALADAAHRFPIPLDALDELIDGVLMDVRGETYETWDDLKAYCRCVAGAVGRLSLGVFGTLPGAVGGERAPEYADTLGLALQLTNILRDVREDAGNGRTYLPTDDLAKFGCTDGFHRAIPPSGADFTGLVHFEVRRARGLFAEGYRLLPMLDRRSGACVAAMAGIYRRLLDRIERDPMAVLRGRVSLPGREKAYVAVRGLSGLDARHISRKAVRRRV; encoded by the coding sequence ATGGAGGAATTCACACACAGGTCCGCGCCGGTCCGGGCCGCGTACAGCTACTGCGAGGCCGTCACCGGGACGCAGGCGCGCAACTTCGCCTACGGCATCAGGCTCCTGCCCCCCGACAAGCGTCAGGCGATGTCCGCGCTCTACGCCTTCTCCCGGCGTGTCGACGACATCGGCGACGGCCTCCTCGGCCAGACCGCCAAGCGGGACCGGCTCGAGGCGACCCGGGAACTGCTCGGCAGGATCCGCGACGGTGCGGTGGACGAGGACGACACGGACCCGGTCGCCGTCGCCCTCGCCGACGCGGCGCACCGCTTCCCCATCCCGCTCGACGCCCTCGACGAACTCATCGACGGCGTCCTCATGGACGTCCGCGGCGAGACGTACGAGACCTGGGACGACCTCAAGGCCTACTGCCGTTGTGTCGCAGGCGCCGTCGGGCGGCTCTCGCTCGGCGTGTTCGGCACCCTGCCCGGCGCGGTCGGCGGCGAGCGGGCCCCGGAGTACGCCGACACGCTCGGACTGGCCCTCCAACTCACCAACATCCTGCGCGACGTCCGCGAGGACGCGGGCAACGGCCGTACCTACCTGCCCACCGACGACCTCGCCAAGTTCGGCTGCACCGACGGCTTCCACCGGGCGATCCCGCCGTCCGGCGCCGACTTCACCGGACTCGTCCACTTCGAGGTGCGGCGCGCCCGCGGCCTGTTCGCCGAGGGCTACCGGCTGCTGCCCATGCTGGACCGGCGCAGCGGCGCCTGTGTCGCAGCCATGGCCGGGATCTACCGCAGGCTGCTCGACCGCATCGAACGCGACCCCATGGCCGTCCTGCGCGGCCGGGTCTCGCTGCCCGGCCGGGAGAAGGCCTACGTCGCCGTCCGCGGCCTCTCCGGGCTCGACGCGCGCCACATCTCCCGCAAGGCCGTCAGGAGGCGCGTCTGA
- the hpnH gene encoding adenosyl-hopene transferase HpnH, with amino-acid sequence MAMPLRQTIRVGTYLFEQKLRRREKFPLIVELEPLFACNLKCEGCGKIQHPAGILKQRMPVAQAVGAVLESGAPMVSIAGGEPLMHPQIDEIVTQLVARKKYVFLCTNALLLRKKMDRFTPSRYFAFAVHIDGLRERHDESVAQEGVFDEAVAAIREAKERGFRVTTNSTFFNTDTPQTVIEVLNYLNDDLGVDEMMISPAYAYEKAPDQEHFLGVEQTRELFRKAFAGGNRRRWRLNHSPLFLDFLEGKVDFPCTAWAIPNYSLFGWQRPCYLMSDGYVPTYRELVEETDWSKYGRGRDPRCANCMAHCGYEPTAVLATMGSLKESLRAARETVSGSGS; translated from the coding sequence ATGGCCATGCCGCTCCGCCAGACCATCAGGGTCGGAACCTATCTCTTCGAACAGAAGCTCCGCAGGCGTGAGAAGTTCCCGCTGATCGTGGAGCTGGAGCCGTTGTTCGCCTGCAATCTGAAGTGCGAGGGCTGCGGCAAGATCCAGCACCCGGCCGGGATCCTCAAGCAGCGCATGCCGGTCGCCCAGGCCGTCGGCGCGGTTCTGGAGTCCGGTGCCCCCATGGTGTCGATCGCGGGCGGCGAACCGCTGATGCACCCTCAGATCGACGAGATCGTCACACAGCTGGTGGCACGGAAGAAGTACGTCTTCCTCTGCACCAACGCCCTGCTGCTGCGCAAGAAGATGGACCGCTTCACCCCCTCGCGCTACTTCGCCTTCGCCGTCCACATCGACGGACTGCGCGAGCGGCACGACGAGTCGGTCGCCCAGGAGGGCGTCTTCGACGAGGCGGTGGCAGCGATCAGGGAGGCCAAGGAGCGCGGCTTCCGGGTCACCACCAACTCCACCTTCTTCAACACCGACACCCCGCAGACGGTCATCGAGGTGCTCAACTACCTCAACGACGACCTCGGGGTCGACGAGATGATGATCTCCCCGGCGTACGCCTACGAGAAGGCACCCGACCAGGAGCACTTCCTCGGCGTCGAGCAGACCCGCGAACTGTTCCGGAAGGCCTTCGCCGGAGGCAACCGGCGGCGCTGGCGGCTGAACCACTCCCCGCTCTTCCTGGACTTCCTCGAGGGCAAGGTCGACTTCCCCTGCACGGCCTGGGCGATCCCGAACTACTCGCTGTTCGGCTGGCAGCGCCCCTGCTATCTGATGAGCGACGGATACGTCCCCACCTACCGGGAACTCGTCGAGGAGACCGACTGGAGCAAGTACGGGCGCGGCAGGGACCCCCGCTGCGCGAACTGCATGGCCCACTGCGGGTACGAACCGACCGCCGTCCTGGCCACCATGGGCTCCCTGAAGGAGTCGCTGCGCGCCGCGCGGGAGACCGTTTCCGGGAGCGGGAGTTGA
- the hpnC gene encoding squalene synthase HpnC — translation MTGTRQVRPDATTRTTLAKAADENFPVAPFFLPRDWRDDLMAVYGYARLVDDIGDGDLAPGGADARHLGLDPARAGDRIAMLDAFEADLLRIFPGDGDGEAGDEGQGHGEGQGEGQGQGQGQGEGQGQGPRHPLLRALVPTVRRRALAPEPFLGLIEANRQDQLVRRYRTWDDLTRYCELSANPVGRLVLAITGTASPERIRRSDAVCTALQIVEHLQDVAEDLAADRVYLPADDMKDFRVTEGDLAAPSAGEPVRALIAHEAARAGRLLEEGIPLVGSVHGRLRLLLAGFVAGGRAALAAIADAGHDVLPGPPRPTRTRLVREVGAVLHRARREG, via the coding sequence GTGACAGGTACCCGGCAGGTGCGCCCCGACGCCACCACGCGCACCACGCTCGCCAAGGCCGCGGACGAGAACTTCCCCGTGGCCCCTTTCTTCCTGCCCCGCGACTGGCGCGACGACCTCATGGCCGTCTACGGCTACGCCCGGCTCGTCGACGACATCGGCGACGGCGACCTCGCCCCGGGCGGAGCGGACGCCCGCCACCTGGGGCTCGACCCCGCGCGCGCCGGTGACCGGATCGCGATGCTCGACGCCTTCGAGGCCGATCTGCTGCGGATCTTCCCCGGCGACGGCGACGGCGAAGCTGGAGATGAAGGCCAAGGCCACGGCGAAGGGCAAGGAGAAGGCCAAGGTCAAGGGCAAGGGCAAGGAGAAGGCCAAGGGCAAGGCCCTCGCCATCCGCTGCTGCGGGCGCTGGTGCCGACCGTGCGCCGCCGCGCACTCGCCCCGGAGCCGTTCCTCGGCCTGATCGAGGCCAACCGCCAGGACCAGCTCGTCCGCCGCTACCGGACCTGGGACGACCTCACCCGGTACTGCGAGTTGTCGGCCAACCCCGTGGGCCGGCTCGTCCTGGCGATCACCGGTACGGCCAGTCCCGAGCGGATCCGCCGGTCCGACGCCGTGTGCACCGCACTCCAGATCGTCGAGCACCTCCAGGACGTCGCCGAGGACCTGGCCGCGGACCGCGTCTACCTCCCGGCCGACGACATGAAGGACTTCCGGGTCACCGAGGGCGACCTGGCCGCACCGAGCGCGGGCGAACCGGTGCGCGCCCTGATCGCCCACGAGGCCGCGCGCGCCGGGCGGCTGCTGGAGGAGGGCATCCCGCTCGTGGGCAGCGTCCACGGCCGGCTCAGGCTGCTGCTCGCCGGCTTCGTCGCCGGGGGGCGCGCCGCCCTCGCCGCCATCGCGGACGCCGGCCACGACGTCCTCCCCGGGCCGCCCAGGCCCACCAGGACCCGGCTGGTGCGCGAAGTGGGAGCCGTCCTGCACAGAGCGCGTAGAGAGGGGTGA
- a CDS encoding polyprenyl synthetase family protein, whose amino-acid sequence MRPPSGTRGEKVPTAPSANPAVDTAAVAALLERGRTMSTPVLRAAVDRLAPPMDTVAAYHFGWIDAHGRPADGDGGKAVRPALALLSAEAAGAAPEVGVPGAVAVELVHNFSLLHDDLMDGDEQRRHRDTVWKVHGPAQAILVGDALFALANEILLELGTVEAGRATRRLTAATRKLIDGQAQDISYEHRERVTVEECLEMEGNKTGALLACAVSIGAVLGGADDRTADTLEAYGYHLGLAFQAVDDLLGIWGDPEATGKQTWSDLRQRKKSLPVVAALAAGGPASRRLGELLAADAKADPGERPATAGDVDGFSEEEFAARAALIEEAGGREWTSQEARRQHAVAVAALDRVDMPGHVRAQLVALADFVVVRKR is encoded by the coding sequence ATGAGACCCCCGTCCGGAACCAGAGGAGAGAAAGTGCCGACTGCGCCTTCGGCGAACCCGGCTGTCGACACCGCGGCCGTCGCCGCGCTGCTGGAGCGTGGGCGGACGATGTCCACCCCGGTGCTGCGCGCTGCCGTGGACCGGCTCGCGCCCCCCATGGACACCGTCGCCGCCTACCACTTCGGCTGGATCGACGCCCACGGCCGTCCCGCGGACGGCGACGGCGGAAAGGCGGTGCGCCCCGCGCTGGCGCTGCTGTCCGCCGAGGCGGCCGGGGCGGCGCCCGAGGTCGGCGTGCCCGGTGCCGTCGCCGTCGAGCTGGTGCACAACTTCTCGCTCCTCCACGACGACCTGATGGACGGTGACGAGCAGCGCCGCCACCGCGACACGGTGTGGAAGGTGCACGGGCCGGCGCAGGCCATCCTCGTCGGCGACGCCCTCTTCGCGCTCGCCAACGAGATCCTGCTGGAACTCGGCACCGTGGAGGCCGGCCGCGCCACCCGCCGGCTCACCGCGGCGACCCGCAAGCTCATCGACGGCCAGGCCCAGGACATCTCCTACGAGCACCGGGAGCGGGTCACCGTCGAGGAGTGCCTGGAGATGGAGGGCAACAAGACGGGCGCCCTGCTCGCCTGCGCCGTCTCCATCGGCGCGGTGCTCGGCGGCGCCGACGACCGCACCGCCGACACCCTGGAGGCGTACGGCTACCACCTGGGGCTCGCCTTCCAGGCCGTGGACGACCTGCTCGGCATCTGGGGGGACCCGGAGGCCACCGGCAAGCAGACCTGGAGCGACCTGCGCCAGCGCAAGAAGTCCCTGCCCGTCGTCGCCGCGCTCGCCGCGGGCGGACCGGCCTCGCGGCGGCTCGGCGAACTGCTCGCCGCCGACGCCAAGGCGGATCCCGGCGAGCGGCCTGCGACCGCCGGCGACGTCGACGGCTTCTCCGAGGAGGAATTCGCCGCCCGGGCGGCCCTCATCGAGGAGGCGGGCGGCCGCGAGTGGACGTCGCAGGAGGCCCGCAGGCAGCACGCCGTCGCCGTGGCGGCGCTGGACCGGGTGGACATGCCCGGGCACGTCAGGGCCCAGCTCGTCGCACTCGCCGACTTCGTCGTCGTACGCAAGAGATGA
- the shc gene encoding squalene--hopene cyclase has product MTATTDGSGGAPVLHPPSASDRTTDHRPAPGDSAGLCTTALLTAQRSVEHLLGRQDPRGWWKADLETNVTMDAEDLLLRQFLGVHDPKTTAAAAVFIRGEQREDGTWANFYGGPGELSTTIEAYVALRLAGDRPDDLHMERAAAWIRARGGIAASRVFTRIWLALFGWWRWEDLPELPPELIYLPSWFPLSIYDFGCWARQTIVPLTVVSAERPVRPAPFALDELHTDRRRPNPPRPLASAASWDGVFQRLDRLLHGYRRVAPRPLRRAAMNRAARWIIERQENDGCWGGIQPPAVYSLIALRLLGYDLDHPVMRAGLESLDRFAVWREGTAGPGDRREGPARMVEACQSPVWDTCLTVLALSDAGLPGDHPALVRAADWMLGEQITRPGDWAVRRPRLAPGGWAFEFHNDNYPDIDDTAEVVLALRRVRHPDPSRVEEAVARAGNWTLGMQSRCGAWGAFDADNTGTFPNRLPFCDFGEVVDPPSADVTAHVVEMLAQEGRAHHPRTRRAVEWLLREQEPHGAWFGRWGVNHLYGTGAVVPALTAAGVPVSHPAIRRAVGWLESVQNDDGGWGEDLRSYREESWAGRGVSTPSQTGWALLALLAAGERDGGAVERGIGFLTAAQREDGSWDERYFTGTGFPWDFSINYHIYRQVFPLMALGRYVHGQPPAGRSGD; this is encoded by the coding sequence ATGACAGCGACGACCGACGGAAGCGGCGGGGCCCCCGTGCTCCACCCGCCCTCGGCCAGCGACCGCACCACCGACCACCGCCCGGCTCCGGGGGACTCCGCGGGCCTGTGCACCACCGCCCTGCTGACGGCGCAGCGCTCCGTCGAGCACCTGCTCGGCAGGCAGGACCCGCGGGGCTGGTGGAAGGCCGACCTCGAGACCAACGTCACCATGGACGCCGAGGACCTGCTGCTCCGTCAGTTCCTCGGCGTGCACGACCCGAAGACCACCGCGGCCGCCGCCGTCTTCATCCGGGGCGAGCAGCGCGAGGACGGCACCTGGGCCAACTTCTACGGCGGACCCGGCGAACTCTCCACCACCATCGAGGCGTACGTCGCCCTGCGCCTCGCCGGCGACCGGCCGGACGACCTCCACATGGAACGCGCCGCCGCGTGGATCCGGGCGCGGGGCGGCATCGCCGCGAGCCGCGTCTTCACCCGCATCTGGCTGGCGCTCTTCGGCTGGTGGCGGTGGGAGGACCTGCCCGAACTGCCGCCCGAGCTGATCTATCTCCCCTCCTGGTTCCCGCTCAGCATCTACGACTTCGGCTGCTGGGCACGCCAGACCATCGTGCCGCTCACCGTCGTCTCGGCCGAGCGGCCCGTACGCCCCGCCCCGTTCGCCCTGGACGAACTGCACACGGACCGCCGCCGCCCCAACCCGCCCCGGCCCCTCGCCTCCGCGGCCAGCTGGGACGGGGTCTTCCAGCGCCTCGACCGGTTGCTGCACGGCTACCGCAGGGTGGCCCCGCGACCGCTGCGCCGCGCGGCCATGAACAGAGCCGCCCGCTGGATCATCGAACGGCAGGAGAACGACGGCTGCTGGGGCGGTATCCAGCCACCCGCCGTCTACTCGCTGATCGCCCTCCGTCTGCTCGGCTACGACCTCGACCACCCGGTGATGCGCGCCGGACTGGAGTCGCTGGACCGGTTCGCCGTCTGGCGCGAGGGGACCGCCGGGCCGGGTGACCGCCGGGAGGGCCCGGCCCGGATGGTCGAGGCCTGCCAGTCGCCCGTGTGGGACACCTGCCTCACCGTCCTCGCCCTCTCCGACGCCGGACTGCCCGGGGACCATCCGGCGCTGGTCAGGGCCGCCGACTGGATGCTCGGAGAGCAGATCACCCGGCCGGGCGACTGGGCCGTGCGCAGGCCGCGTCTCGCCCCGGGCGGCTGGGCGTTCGAGTTCCACAACGACAACTACCCCGACATCGACGACACGGCCGAGGTGGTCCTGGCCCTGCGCCGGGTGCGGCACCCGGACCCGTCCCGGGTCGAGGAGGCCGTCGCCAGGGCCGGCAACTGGACCCTGGGGATGCAGTCGAGGTGCGGGGCCTGGGGGGCCTTCGACGCCGACAACACCGGCACCTTCCCGAACCGGCTGCCGTTCTGCGACTTCGGCGAGGTCGTCGACCCCCCGTCCGCCGACGTCACCGCGCACGTCGTGGAGATGCTGGCCCAGGAGGGCCGGGCCCACCACCCGCGCACGCGCCGGGCGGTCGAGTGGCTGCTGCGCGAACAGGAGCCGCACGGCGCCTGGTTCGGCCGTTGGGGAGTCAACCACCTCTACGGTACGGGCGCGGTCGTCCCCGCGCTCACCGCGGCCGGGGTGCCCGTGTCGCACCCCGCGATCCGGCGGGCCGTCGGCTGGCTGGAGTCCGTCCAGAACGACGACGGCGGCTGGGGCGAGGACCTGCGCTCGTACCGCGAGGAGTCATGGGCCGGCCGCGGTGTCTCCACCCCCTCGCAGACCGGCTGGGCGCTGCTGGCACTGCTGGCCGCGGGGGAGCGGGACGGTGGCGCCGTCGAGCGGGGCATCGGCTTCCTCACCGCCGCGCAGCGCGAGGACGGCTCCTGGGACGAGCGGTACTTCACCGGCACCGGGTTCCCCTGGGACTTCTCCATCAACTACCACATCTACCGGCAGGTGTTCCCGCTGATGGCCCTCGGCCGGTACGTGCACGGACAGCCGCCCGCAGGCCGGAGCGGTGACTGA
- the hpnE gene encoding hydroxysqualene dehydroxylase HpnE, whose translation MTHQDPTRERRAVVVGGGLAGVTAALRLADAGLRVTLLENRPRLGGLAFSFRRGELTVDNGQHVYLRCCTAYRWFLDRVGGARLAPLQPRLDVPVLDAAHPGGPRLGRLRRTALPVPLHLAASLAGYPHLSLAERAAVGRAAFALKNLDPADPALDGVDFATWLHRHGQSPRAVEALWDLVGVATLNATAPNASMALAAMVFKTGLLSEPGAADIGWARVPLGELHDTLARKALDTAGVRTELRTRATGITRADDGRWNVTAGCGPLAADTVVLAVPQREAHTLLPEGALDDPDRLLGIRDAPILNVHVVYDRPVLRRPFFAALGSPVQWVFDRTAASGLAAAGPGGRLGDGRLGDGGGGRGAAQYLALSQSAAEEEIDTPVSVLRERYLPELGRLLPAARAAKVRDFFVTRERTATFAPAPGVGRLRPAARTNAPGLLLAGSWTATGWPATMEGAVRSGLSAAGAALAALGRRHEHPLQEAA comes from the coding sequence ATGACGCACCAGGACCCCACCCGGGAGCGGCGCGCGGTCGTCGTCGGCGGCGGGCTCGCCGGTGTGACGGCCGCGCTGCGCCTGGCGGACGCCGGTCTGCGGGTCACGCTGCTGGAGAACCGGCCCCGGCTCGGCGGGCTGGCGTTCTCGTTCCGGCGCGGCGAGCTGACCGTCGACAACGGCCAGCACGTCTATCTGCGCTGCTGCACCGCCTACCGCTGGTTCCTCGACCGGGTCGGCGGTGCCCGCCTCGCTCCGCTCCAGCCGCGCCTGGACGTCCCCGTCCTCGACGCGGCCCACCCCGGGGGGCCCCGCCTGGGACGGCTGCGGCGCACCGCGCTGCCCGTGCCCCTCCACCTGGCCGCGAGCCTCGCCGGCTACCCCCACCTCTCCCTCGCCGAGCGGGCCGCGGTCGGACGCGCGGCGTTCGCGCTGAAGAACCTCGACCCCGCCGACCCGGCCCTGGACGGCGTCGACTTCGCCACCTGGCTGCACCGGCACGGCCAGTCCCCGCGTGCCGTGGAGGCCCTCTGGGACCTGGTCGGAGTCGCCACCCTCAACGCGACCGCGCCGAACGCCTCCATGGCCCTGGCCGCGATGGTCTTCAAGACCGGCCTGCTCTCCGAGCCGGGTGCCGCGGACATCGGCTGGGCCCGGGTCCCCCTCGGTGAGCTGCACGACACGCTTGCCCGCAAGGCCCTCGACACCGCCGGGGTCCGCACCGAACTGCGCACCCGCGCGACGGGGATCACCCGTGCGGACGACGGCCGCTGGAACGTGACCGCGGGCTGCGGTCCGCTGGCCGCGGACACCGTGGTCCTCGCCGTACCGCAGCGGGAGGCGCACACACTGCTCCCCGAGGGCGCCCTGGACGACCCGGACCGGCTGCTCGGCATCAGGGACGCGCCGATCCTCAACGTGCACGTGGTGTACGACCGCCCGGTGCTGCGCCGCCCCTTCTTCGCCGCGCTCGGCAGCCCCGTCCAGTGGGTCTTCGACCGCACCGCCGCCTCCGGCCTCGCCGCCGCCGGCCCCGGCGGGCGTCTCGGTGACGGGCGCCTCGGCGACGGGGGCGGAGGGCGAGGGGCCGCGCAGTACCTGGCCCTGTCGCAGTCCGCCGCCGAGGAGGAGATCGACACCCCGGTCTCCGTGCTGCGCGAGCGCTACCTCCCCGAGCTCGGACGGCTGCTGCCCGCCGCACGCGCCGCGAAGGTGCGGGACTTCTTCGTCACCAGGGAGCGCACGGCGACGTTCGCCCCCGCCCCCGGGGTCGGCAGGCTCCGACCCGCGGCCCGCACCAACGCGCCCGGCCTGCTGCTGGCAGGGTCGTGGACCGCCACCGGCTGGCCCGCGACCATGGAAGGCGCCGTGCGCAGCGGGCTGAGCGCCGCCGGTGCCGCCCTCGCAGCCCTCGGCCGCCGCCATGAGCATCCGCTCCAGGAGGCGGCATGA